The following proteins come from a genomic window of Lycium ferocissimum isolate CSIRO_LF1 chromosome 4, AGI_CSIRO_Lferr_CH_V1, whole genome shotgun sequence:
- the LOC132054031 gene encoding protein yippee-like At3g08990, which yields MGRLFLVEYDQIPSHEYIHCGMCGTRVAFVEDRFATFNVEVPENEIYHQQEHGPTLADTYCIKCGNLLGWKLIAVPQPNKYIKEGRFVMKLDQLNFLPGGANQQAPHNQDGGANQQSPNNQDGNANEQNANQHGDAIELEDDEDGDAPMN from the exons ATGGGAAGACTCTTTTTAGTTGAATACGATCAAATCCCTTCTCATGAGTACATCCATTGTGGTATGTGCGGAACTCGAGTTGCATTCGTTGAGGATCGCTTTGCTACT TTTAATGTTGAAGTACCGGAGAACGAGatatatcatcaacaagaacATGGCCCTACCCTAGCCGATACTTACTGCATCAAATGCGGAAACCTGCTCGGGTGGAAACTT ATTGCAGTCCCCCAACCGAACAAGTATATTAAAGAAGGAAGATTCGTGATGAAATT GGACCAGCTTAATTTTCTTCCTGGAGGTGCTAATCAACAGGCTCCTCATAATCAAGATGGAGGAGCTAATCAACAGAGTCCTAATAATCAAGACGGAAACGCTAATGAGCAAAATGCTAATCAACATGGAGACGCAATTGAACTGGAGGATGATGAAGATGGAGACGCGCCAATGAACTGA